In the genome of Paenibacillus sp. GP183, the window CATGACCTCCAAATTAGACCCGATAAAATCACGCCCGCCCTCGACGACAATCATCGTACCGTCATCCAGATAGGCGACTCCTTGTCCATGCTCCTTGCCGTCTTTGATCACCTGTACGAGAATTTCCTCACCCGGAAGGACGACAGGCTTGACTGCATTCGCCAAATCATTAATATTCAAAACTGAGACGCCTTGAAGCTCGCAAACTTTATTTAAATTAAAATCATTCGTAATTACCTTCCCCTGCAGCACCTTGGCGAGCCGGACCAGCTTGCTGTCCACCTCGGAAATTTCCTCAAAGTCGCCTTCGTAGATCAGTACCTTAACCTCAAGCTCCTTTTGGATTTTATTCAAAATGTCCAGGCCCCGCCTGCCGCGGTTACGTTTCAACAAGTCGGAGGAATCGGCAATATGCTGCAGTTCTTCAAGCACGAATTCAGGGATCACCAGGGTACCTTCAATGAATCCCGTCTTGCAAATATCGGCTATCCGGCCGTCGATAATCACGCTGGTGTCCAAAATTTTGTGTTCCTCATAAGGACGATGAGTCTGTTTTTCATGGTTCTGCGCCCGGTTTCTGAAAACCTGGGCAAGCTCTTCTTTCTTCTCATAACCGATCCGAAAGCCCATGATACCGAGAACCGTAGAAACAATGATAGGAAGCCAGGAGCCGATCCAGATCACTTTTTCCAAGACGGGAAATAAAAGGACAGAAATCAGCAACCCTATGACCAAACCCGATGTCCCTGACAGCAAGTCAGATACCGGTAAACTAACGACCCTTTGTTCTCCTTTGAGCAGCAGCTTCATTCCAAGGCCCGCCGCCCATCCCGCAGCTAAGCACATGATAAAAGCAATTGCTCCCATCATCCATAATGCATAGCCATTCCATCCACTCCACTCAAAACCTAAAACTCCTCCGATGATCGCAAAAATGATTTGAAGCCATTTCCTCATCATAGAATCACCTCCCAATAAACAATGTTATGCCCTTTTACAATTATGTTCCAATTTATCGCGCGCTAATCATACAAATTGAAAAATTAGAAGCCTTCCTATATAATAAAAATAAAGTTGATAACACACCCGAGGTGGATGGAATGAACTCCCTGACTTTGAAGCAGTTTCAGGATCAAGTATCTGAATTATTACTCCGTCACCGTAGTTTGCTTGATGTTTTATCGAAGTTTCAACAATCCAATGCTGCGGTTAACCGTTCCGTTATCAAATCCATAACCGAGTGCGGCTGTATTGAAGTCAATGCCGCCAAGCAAGCCTATTATCCGGATATGACGATGGAAGAAGCGCGGGTAACACTTGGAACACACGTAGAGGGCCATTTGTGTGAAAACTGCATGGAAGCTGTAAGTTCGGAGCTTGGTACGAATCTGTTCTATATGTCCGCACTCGGCAACATTCTGGATGTCAATCTGGAAAAGGTTGTGGAGAACGAATCTAAAAAATGTTCAACTCTTGGCTTTTTCAACATGTCCTGAATGAGAAAAGTACCACAACGGCAAAAAAAGCATTTATTTCTTCTGAACCCTTCAGAGAAAATAAATGCTTTTTATTTTCGAACCTATTTTGTATCAGAAACTACAAGTGAGTTTCGGACTTGGCTGCCTTATCCGAGTTCTTGCGCATACGTCTGCGAAGGCGGACGAACAAACCATCAACGTTTTTTTTTAGGCCATAGAGCGCATAGAGCAGTAATGGCACGAAAATCATTTTCGAAATGGATTCCGGCCACTGGATGGCAATAAGTACGGCAATGGCCACAATAATAGGTGTGATCCAGATTGCAGCTTTCGGAATACCTGCTTTTTTGAAATTCGGATATTTAACTGTACTTACCATTAAGTACGATAAGAGAACCGTACTGATTAAAAGGACATAGGCATTGATTTCTGCGTGGAACAAAGCCAAGGTACAGAGGACACCGCCTGCAGCAGGAATCGGCAATCCGATGAAATAACCGGGAACTCCGGCGATTACGTTGAAACGAGCTAAACGGAGAGCTCCGCATATAGGAAAAATGGCGGTCACAATCCAAGCAAATGCCGGGCTAATGAGGGCAGGGTCATTAAAAGCTACCACGTACATAATGAAGGCAGGCGCCACACCGAATGAAATTACATCTGAGAGCGAGTCGAGTTCTTTGCCGAATTCGCTTTGCGCGTTCAATGCTCTTGCCACACGGCCGTCAAGACCGTCAAGCAGCATAGCGACAATG includes:
- a CDS encoding PIN/TRAM domain-containing protein; amino-acid sequence: MMRKWLQIIFAIIGGVLGFEWSGWNGYALWMMGAIAFIMCLAAGWAAGLGMKLLLKGEQRVVSLPVSDLLSGTSGLVIGLLISVLLFPVLEKVIWIGSWLPIIVSTVLGIMGFRIGYEKKEELAQVFRNRAQNHEKQTHRPYEEHKILDTSVIIDGRIADICKTGFIEGTLVIPEFVLEELQHIADSSDLLKRNRGRRGLDILNKIQKELEVKVLIYEGDFEEISEVDSKLVRLAKVLQGKVITNDFNLNKVCELQGVSVLNINDLANAVKPVVLPGEEILVQVIKDGKEHGQGVAYLDDGTMIVVEGGRDFIGSNLEVMVTSVLQTSAGRMIFAKPKLLEKAQ
- a CDS encoding DUF1573 domain-containing protein, whose amino-acid sequence is MNSLTLKQFQDQVSELLLRHRSLLDVLSKFQQSNAAVNRSVIKSITECGCIEVNAAKQAYYPDMTMEEARVTLGTHVEGHLCENCMEAVSSELGTNLFYMSALGNILDVNLEKVVENESKKCSTLGFFNMS
- the pssA gene encoding CDP-diacylglycerol--serine O-phosphatidyltransferase, whose translation is MITKSLPSLFTIGNLFLGILSIILVFNNQPERAAVLVIVAMLLDGLDGRVARALNAQSEFGKELDSLSDVISFGVAPAFIMYVVAFNDPALISPAFAWIVTAIFPICGALRLARFNVIAGVPGYFIGLPIPAAGGVLCTLALFHAEINAYVLLISTVLLSYLMVSTVKYPNFKKAGIPKAAIWITPIIVAIAVLIAIQWPESISKMIFVPLLLYALYGLKKNVDGLFVRLRRRMRKNSDKAAKSETHL